The following coding sequences lie in one Hymenobacter sp. J193 genomic window:
- a CDS encoding HAMP domain-containing sensor histidine kinase yields the protein MPELLRRVWEQGESMFVEEFAAQLDPQAPDEVGYFTFAFQPLRDEHGQVTRISCVALDVTTQVRARQQVDVLNQALQSTNAELSDSNQQLTRTNVDLDNFIYTASHDLKAPISNIEGLLYLLQEELPPAVAQDPEVGPTLTRMSESVERFKRTIDHLTEVSKLQKEHAPATTLVDLAAVVEDVRLDLATLLEGAGAKLFIDVNALPPVQFSEKNLRSIVYNLLSNAVKYHSPDRPPRVDVRGHVRPGHTVLEVHDNGLGIAESQLPRLFTMFQRFHDHVDGTGIGLYMVKRMVENAGGRIEVHSQLGAGTTFFVYLPHTTAEAGAPPFPAYVPS from the coding sequence GTGCCCGAACTGCTGCGGCGGGTGTGGGAACAAGGCGAGTCCATGTTCGTCGAAGAGTTTGCCGCGCAGCTGGACCCCCAGGCGCCGGACGAGGTGGGCTACTTCACCTTTGCCTTCCAGCCCCTGCGCGACGAGCACGGGCAGGTGACGCGCATCTCCTGTGTGGCCCTGGACGTCACCACCCAGGTCCGGGCCCGCCAGCAGGTCGACGTCCTCAACCAAGCGTTGCAGTCCACCAACGCGGAGTTGAGTGACAGCAACCAGCAGCTCACCCGCACCAACGTCGACCTCGACAACTTCATTTACACGGCCTCCCACGACCTCAAGGCCCCCATCTCCAACATCGAGGGGCTACTTTACCTGCTGCAGGAGGAGCTGCCCCCGGCCGTGGCCCAGGACCCGGAAGTCGGCCCCACGCTCACGCGCATGTCCGAGTCGGTGGAGCGCTTCAAGCGCACCATCGACCACCTCACCGAAGTCTCCAAGCTGCAAAAGGAGCACGCCCCCGCCACCACCCTGGTCGACCTGGCCGCCGTCGTCGAGGACGTGCGCCTGGACCTGGCGACGCTGCTGGAGGGTGCCGGGGCCAAGCTGTTCATTGACGTGAACGCGCTGCCGCCCGTGCAGTTTTCCGAAAAAAACCTGCGCAGCATCGTCTACAACCTGCTCAGCAACGCCGTCAAGTACCATTCGCCCGACCGCCCGCCGCGCGTCGACGTGCGGGGCCACGTGCGCCCGGGCCACACCGTGCTCGAAGTGCACGACAACGGCCTCGGCATCGCGGAGAGCCAGTTACCCCGGCTGTTCACCATGTTCCAGCGCTTCCACGACCACGTCGACGGCACGGGCATCGGCCTCTACATGGTCAAGCGCATGGTCGAGAACGCGGGCGGCCGCATCGAGGTGCACTCGCAGCTCGGCGCCGGCACCACCTTTTTCGTCTACCTGCCCCACACCACTGCCGAGGCCGGCGCGCCCCCGTTCCCTGCTTACGTCCCTTCCTAA
- a CDS encoding response regulator, producing MAAISCTLLVDDDDTTNFLNQTLLRRMAISDAVLVAQNGQEALDLLQAHCELPTSPTCPALILLDMKMPRMNGFEFLQAYAQRPERENPSVVIIMLTTSLNPNDVEQMQGLPIAGYLTKPLTRDKVNQVLQEHFGQASPAS from the coding sequence ATGGCTGCCATCTCCTGCACCCTGCTCGTCGACGACGACGACACCACCAACTTTCTCAACCAAACCCTGCTTCGGCGCATGGCCATCAGCGACGCCGTCCTGGTGGCCCAAAACGGCCAGGAAGCCCTGGACCTGCTGCAAGCCCACTGCGAGCTGCCCACTTCGCCCACCTGTCCGGCCCTGATTCTGCTCGACATGAAAATGCCGCGCATGAACGGCTTCGAGTTCCTGCAGGCCTACGCCCAACGGCCCGAACGGGAAAACCCCTCGGTGGTCATCATCATGCTCACTACCTCCCTCAACCCCAACGACGTCGAGCAGATGCAGGGCCTGCCCATCGCCGGCTACCTCACCAAGCCCCTCACCCGCGACAAAGTCAACCAGGTGCTCCAGGAGCACTTCGGCCAAGCAAGCCCCGCCAGCTAA
- a CDS encoding Mov34/MPN/PAD-1 family protein, with the protein MEETVRKIPFETGGILMGYWGSATEAVITAVIGPGPKAVHKKRSFRPDSAYHEQEIARLYAQSGRTETYLGDWHTHPGAAAYMSFRDEETLSAIANHKEARLQTPLMMILGTRPLELRAWAHSYKKSLFSFKSAFTRCTVLKY; encoded by the coding sequence TTGGAGGAGACGGTACGAAAAATACCCTTTGAAACGGGCGGCATCCTAATGGGCTATTGGGGCTCGGCGACTGAGGCCGTTATCACGGCCGTCATTGGGCCGGGGCCCAAGGCCGTGCATAAGAAGCGGTCTTTCCGCCCGGATAGCGCCTACCACGAGCAGGAAATTGCACGACTGTATGCCCAGTCCGGACGCACCGAAACGTACCTGGGCGATTGGCACACGCATCCGGGGGCAGCTGCGTACATGAGCTTTCGGGATGAGGAAACCTTGAGCGCCATAGCCAATCACAAGGAAGCTCGTTTACAGACGCCCCTGATGATGATTTTGGGCACCCGTCCTTTGGAATTGCGTGCCTGGGCACATTCTTACAAGAAGTCTCTCTTCTCTTTTAAATCGGCTTTCACCAGATGTACCGTTTTAAAGTATTAA
- a CDS encoding tyrosine-type recombinase/integrase → MSKSPRNVPAVTTGSAVAANLARASSKVAGFLETGLQGAANTERAYKSDLNTYAEFCALHGFTAVPADVTTLTEYVAHLASEKPTPDAGGGREKKKGQQPLTGPHALATIRRHLAAIRKAHQLSGHPMPATVDALNIVMEGIARTLGKRQDQALAFTVEELKQAIRSIDLETTAGLRDRALLLVGFAGAFRRSELVDLNIEQLEFTERALLVHLAKSKTNQYGAVEDKAIFYAPNADFCPVRCLRAWLNLLGRTTGPLFVKIPRATPGQMAAPSDKRLSDISINKLVQKRLGPAYSAHSLRVSFVTVAVLNGQSHKAIKNQTKQKTDAMIERYTQLNNVVSYNAAQALGL, encoded by the coding sequence ATGAGTAAATCCCCACGCAACGTGCCGGCCGTAACGACAGGGTCAGCAGTCGCTGCCAACCTGGCGCGGGCTTCATCCAAAGTAGCCGGCTTCCTGGAAACGGGCCTGCAGGGTGCCGCCAACACGGAGCGAGCCTACAAGTCTGACCTAAATACTTACGCCGAGTTTTGCGCGCTGCACGGCTTTACGGCAGTGCCGGCCGACGTCACCACCCTGACGGAATACGTTGCCCACCTGGCTTCTGAAAAGCCGACTCCAGATGCTGGGGGCGGTAGGGAGAAAAAGAAGGGACAACAACCCCTCACCGGGCCGCACGCGCTGGCCACTATCCGGCGGCACTTGGCCGCCATCCGCAAGGCGCATCAGCTCAGCGGCCACCCGATGCCGGCGACGGTGGATGCGCTCAACATCGTCATGGAAGGCATTGCCCGCACCCTGGGCAAGCGGCAGGACCAGGCGCTGGCCTTCACCGTCGAGGAGTTGAAACAAGCCATTCGTAGCATCGACCTGGAAACGACGGCGGGCCTGCGGGACCGGGCACTGCTGCTAGTCGGCTTCGCGGGGGCTTTCCGACGCTCCGAGTTGGTGGACCTCAACATCGAGCAGCTGGAATTTACGGAGCGGGCCTTGCTGGTGCATCTGGCCAAAAGCAAGACCAATCAGTATGGCGCGGTGGAAGACAAAGCCATTTTCTACGCCCCTAATGCGGATTTCTGCCCCGTGCGCTGCCTCCGGGCCTGGCTTAATCTGCTGGGCCGGACCACGGGTCCACTGTTCGTGAAGATTCCGCGGGCGACTCCGGGGCAGATGGCTGCTCCTTCGGACAAGCGGCTCTCGGACATTTCCATCAACAAGTTGGTGCAAAAGCGCCTCGGGCCGGCTTACTCAGCCCACTCACTGCGCGTGTCCTTTGTGACGGTAGCCGTGCTAAATGGGCAATCCCATAAGGCCATTAAGAACCAGACCAAGCAGAAAACGGATGCCATGATTGAGCGCTACACGCAGCTCAACAACGTGGTTTCTTATAATGCTGCTCAAGCGTTGGGGTTGTGA